The Haloarcula laminariae genomic sequence TCGAGGAGGAGACCCAGGGCCGGGTCAACATCGACACCCAGACCGCCCGCGAGTACAAGGAGGAACACGCCGACTTCCTCGACTTCGAGCCCTTTACCGACATCATCCAGCAGCCCGGCGGCGGCACCCACGAGTTCACCATCGAGCGGTCGGTGATGGACGCCGTCGACGAGTATCTCGACGACGCCGTCGACGAGCTGGCGAACACCTTCCTGCCGGAGCTGGCAAACGAACACATGAAGGTGTACCAGCTGGCGCTTGACCGGCCCATCGTCATCACCGGCGGGATGGGGTGTATCCCGGGTATCGTCGAGGAGTTCGAGGAGCGACTCAGCGAGGAGCTGAACCGCGACGTGGAGGCGACGGCGGCCGAGAAGCCGGACGAGGCGCCCACCGTCGGGGCACAGCGTATCGCCGCGCGGCTCGTCGACAACAGCTGACCGCCGGTAGGCCACTTCGGGCCTTCGTTGTGGTCAGCAACGCCAACAGTCGAGCCAGCTGACGATAGTCGGCTCGTCGTCGCTGTCCCGCTGGACCGACTCGCTCAGCCCCGCGAAGACGTCCGTGTTGATACGGAGCGCCGGCACCGCCCCGACGCTCTCCGAGCCGTTCTCCTCCACCGTAGCGCCCTGCCCTACGCCTGCCATGTAAGGGCGTTAGAAAGCTTGATACCTAAAGCCAAGTCAGACAGGCGTCATTCGGCTGCCGGACAGAGAGACAGGCTCGGGCGAAACACGGCGACGGCGGTCCAATCCGTTCGCTCGTTCCAATATTAACGTCGAAAGGAGATATAACAACCGGCAGTTCTCAGAACCGATAGGCGAATATCTTAGTGTTCGGTGCTGTAACGGCAACTAATGGGTCGGATTATCGATTTGAAGAACTGGGAGGGCGATGAGCTGCCGGACGCCCTCCGGCGGACCGGAGGGGGTGGGTTCCTCTCTACGGGCTACCTCGCGGACGAGCCCGCTGTAGCGCTGGTCGAGGACGACGAGACGATACAGTACGTGCTCACGAACCGAAAACGCGGGGTCAAAGTTCAGGGCACGGACGAGCGGTCCCATAGCAAACCCGACAGCGACCACCGGACCGTCGTGGTCGTCACGGACCGGCGGCTGCTCGTGCTCGTGGGCCGGGACGACGGGGACGACCGGACCTGTATCGACCTCGCGACTGTCGTCGGCGTCGAGGCGACCGCCGGCCGTCGGTCGGGGGAACTCGTCGTCGACCGGGCCGACGGCACGACGTGGGCGATTCCGACGGGCACCGACAGCCTCGACGCCGTCGCGGCGTATCTCCGCGAGGCCGCTGGCGCCTGGCGAGCGGTCGAGGAATCGCTGGCGACCGTGACGGACGGCCTTTCGGAAGCGACTCGGCGCCGTAGCGACGGCGAGGACGACCGGGCGCTGTCGGCGGTCCGCGAGACGAGGGACGCGGCCGAGCGCGCGCGGTCGAGGGCGGCGGGGTTCGACAGGGACCGCCCCGGTGGCGCGCTGTCCGAGCGGACGGAGGCCGTGGTGGCCCAGCGGGTCGCGCTCCTGGGGACCATCCACGTCGCCCGCGCCAGGGAGGCCGCGGAGACGGGGGACCGGCTGTTCCGGGCCGGCAACTACGAGGGCGCTCGCGAGGCCTTCGAGCGGGCCTGCGAGGCGTTCAACTCGGCGCTGACCGAGGGGGAGCCCCGGCTCGACGACCCCGAGGGGGTTCGAGCGGAACGGGACCGCGTCGCCCGGCTGGTCGGTGACATCGACGAGTCGCCGCTCCCGGCGGCTCTCACGGCCGACAGGGCGGCCCTGGCGGCGGACGACCCCGCGGACGCGGCCGCCCACTGGGAGACGGCGCTGTCGGGGTATCAGGACGCGCTCGCCGCCGTCGAGGGCGACGGCGACGCCCTGTTTCGGGGCGAGCCCGACCAGCTTCGGGACCGCATCACCACCGTCGCCGAGAGCCTCACTGCGGCCCGGCGAACCGTCGCCGAGGAGGCCAGGCGGGCGGGGGACTGGTACGCGGACGCCGAGCAGTACGAGGTCGCGCTGGCGGAGTTCGAAACGGCCGCCGAGGCCTTCGACGCCGCACTCGGGACGGCACGGGCGAACTACCCCGATGCGGTCCCGCACCTGGAAGCCGACATCGAGGCCCTCGAACGGCGGGTGGCCCGGGCGCGCGCGGCCCGTGACGGTGAGGACCACCGCCCGGACCGCATCGAGGCCGACGACGAACCGGCCTACGAGGTCTCGGCGACCCTCGGCGACGTCGAGGCGCCGACAGCGATAGCCGAGGCCATCGAGCCGCGGGCGGAGCGGTCCCCGGACTCGACCGCCGAGCGCCTGGCGCGTCTCGACGGGGCGGAACTGACGGGCGTCGTGGGCGAGGCGCTGACCGCGCAGGGCTGGGAGACGCGGGCCGCCAGCCCGCGGACGCCTTTCGACCTGCTCGCGACGCGCTCGGACGAACGGATGGGCGTCATCGTCAGCGACAGCGGCGTCACGACCGACCTGGTCGCGGAGTCCGCCGAGGTGACTGGCGCCGCCGGGACCGACGGCGTAGCACTCGCGACGAACAGGACGGTCCCGGAGGCGGCCAGTCGTCGGGCCCGAGAGCGCGGTATCACGCTCCTCGATGGGGAGTCGCTCGCCGCGGCTGTGGACGACCGGGACCTCCCGCTGCCCGCGCCCGTCAGTGAGCCACGTTAGCACACTTCGGCGAAGATTTATTCCCATCGAAAGAATATAACCATCTATAATGAAGTGTCCGGCCTGTGGCACCAGAATGACGTACAACGACGAGACAACAAAGCTCACCGAGTTCGTCTGCCCGCGCTGTCACGACACGGTCATCGACTGGAAATCGGCCGCACGGACCGAGCGGCTAGCGTAATCCCTTTTCGCCGTTCCCGGCGTCGACACCGCTCAGAGCCTGGTACTCGTCCCGCTGTAGCCACAGTCGTCGCAGGCGGCCGTCTCGCGGTCGCCGAGGGTGTAGACGGCCACGTGGCCGCCACAGCGGGGGCAGTTATCGCCAGCGGAGGGCTGGCGCGCGTCGGACAGCACCCGGTCGAACGCCGGCGTCGTATCGCTGCCGGCGATGACCTGCGCGTGGACCGCGGAGACGGACTCCTCGACGGCGACGCCCCAGATGAGCACCGCGTCCTCGGGTATCGCGGCCTGGATGCCGTCGACGGCTTCGACGGCCGATTCCAGCGTGAGGTCCTCGCCGCCGACGAGGTTGACCAGGACGGCGCCGAGGTCGTCCACGTCGGTGTAGGGCGCCGAGAGCGCCGCCTCGACGGCCTGTACCGCGTCGGCTGCCACGTCGCCGGTGTCGGTGGCGGTGCCGGTCGTGATTGCGGCCGCCTCGCTGCCGTCGAGGACGGTCCGGATGTCGGCCGGGTCGAGGTTGATGACGCCCGGCCGGGCGATGAGTTCGTGGAGCGTGGTGACGACCGAGCGGATGCCCCGCCGGTGGTAGCCCGGCGGGACGACGACCGTGGCGTCGACGGCCGAGCGGAGGCGGGCTATCTCGCGCGCCGTCGTCGGGTCGAGCTCCGCGTCGGTCGCGGGCGCGGCGACGACGGCGATGGTCAGCCCCTCGCGCGCGGCCAGCCGTTCGAGCCACTCGGCGGGCGGGACCGTCCCGTTCGCGAAATCCGTCGCAAACACCGTGACGGAGGAGCGGTCACTGGACGCCGCTGGCGGCTCCGAAAGCGCCGTGATGCCGGGCACCAGTCCGAGCGTCTCGCCGACGCTCTCGACGCCCGCGTGGCCGATGACTACCGACTGGTGTTGTTCCAGCACGGCGACAGGTTCTCCTCGCATATCCCAGAGTGTGGACCCGTATGCTCCCAGCCGACTAAAGTTACGTGGGCGACCGGCTTCGGAGGTCGTCCGTGGAACGGAAACGCCACCATCGCGGCCGTCAGCGAGCCTCTGTGGCGAAAAAGCCCGCTACTTGTCCGTCGAGCCGTCGTCTTCGTGGCCCACGCCCTCGGGCCCGGTGATGTCGAGGGGGCGTATCCACTCGTACCAGATGAGGACGACGCCGAGCCCGTACCCCATGGCCCAGACGGCGCTGCCGACCCACGGATACCCCATCTGGCTCAGGAAGCCGTTGGCGAGGCCGGGGACGATAACCACCGCGGCGACAGTCAACCCCAGGACGATGGTGTCGTTGCGGTTCATCGACCGCTCCCCGTGCCGTACCCGGTGTACATATCGCTGCAGACGGGCCTGCCGAATTTAGGGGTGGCGTTTCGGTCACAGCTGGTCTGTCACGACAGCGACTCGACTCCGTAGCCAACCCATTTTTATTACAGTATGCCTTACCCCGGATGACGGGAATGTCTCAGAACCACACCGGCCGGTCGTCACAGGAAGACATTGAGTGGTGCTACGACGCCGTCCACAGGGTGTCGCGGACGTTTAGCTTGACAATTTCGGAGCTCGACGAGCCGATGGCGCGGGATATCTGTGTCGGCTATCTTCTCTGCCGCGTCGCCGACACAATCGAGGACGCCGGACACATCCCCCCGGCCGCGCAGTCGGACCTGCTCCGACTGTACAGCCGGACGCTCGACCCGGAGGCCGACGAGTCCGTCAGGACGTTCGACGACGCCGTGGCCGAGTGGCTGCCGGACACGCTGACCGACGACTGGGAGGTCGTCGACAACGCCGCCCGCGCCGTCGGCGTCTTCCGGTCGCTGGACAACCACGCCTTAGAGAGCATCCGCAGCCCGGTGCGCGAGCTCGTCGACGGGATGGCGATGTTCGTCGACCGCTACGCCGACGACGGCGGCCTGCGCATCAAGACGCTGGACGAGCTCGAGGAGTACTGCTGGTACGCCGCCGGCACCGTCGGCACGCTCGTGACGGCACTGGTCTCCCACGAAGCCACCGAGGAACAGACAGCCCAGATGGAGGCAAACGCCCGCGCCTTCGCGCTCTTGCTCCAACTGGTCAACGTCGCCAAGGACGCCGCCACAGACATCGAGGAGGAGAACAACGTCTACCTCCCGCTGGAGCTGCTGGAGGAAGAAGGGCTCGACCACAGCGACGTCGGCGACCCCGACAACGTCGACGCGCTGGTCCCGGTCATCGAGCGCGTCACCGCTCGCGCCGAGGGGTACCTCGACGGCGCCCAGACCTGGCTCGAAGCCATGCCCGAGACGCGGGGCAACACCCTCTCGGCGTGGGCCATCCCCTTCCTGCTCGCCGTCGGCACCATCCGGGAGCTCCGGGAACGGCCCGCCGACGTCATCGAGCAGGGCAACGTCAAGATAACCCGGGACGAGGTCCACGCGGTCTGCCAGCAGTTCATCGGCGACGGGTCGCCGCCCATCGGCGACCTGCGACACCGCATCCGGCAGCAGCCCCTCCACGAGTACTGACGACACCCGCCCGGACATTTCCCGGTTCGCACCCAACGCTCAAGCCGCGGCTGGCCGAAGCGTTCGACATGCCCGATACGCTCGAACTCCCCACCGGCGAGGAAGTGACGCCCGAGGACGTCTTCCTGTACAACGACTATCCCTACCGGCTGGTGTGGCTCGACGGCGACGAGTACGCCTTCGAACTCTCGCCGCTGTACTGGGGCGACAGCGGGATGGACATCCCGTTTCACGACCGCGAAGCGCTCGTCGACCAGTGGGAGCCCGAATCGCGCGGGTTGCTCACCGAGGCTGAGTGGGCCGACTGGCTCGACGACGCCAGCGACGACCCCCGCTTCGACGACGACGAACTCGCCGCACTGGCCGCTGAGCTGCCGACTGACTGGGACCACGAGGCGTCCGGCGACGACACCGGCGGCGGCCTGCTCGACCGACTCGGCTTCTGACCGGGCCGACTCTACAACCTATTAGGAGCCGGACGGTCCACCTCGTCGTATGGAACTCCCCTTGCTCGCCGGCGCTGGTGCTGTCGTCGTGCTGTTGCTGGTCGTCGTCGCCCTCCGGCGGCGCAGCTCGGACGCCACCGCCTCGAAACGCGCCCACGACGCCGCCCAGGAGCGTGACCCGCCCGTCGAAATCGGCGAGACATACGAGTTCGGCATCACGGAGTTTACCGACCACCACTCCGGCGACCGCGTGGCCGTCGGCAAGGTCGAGGGGTTCGTCCTCTTTACCGACGACGTGCCCGAGTCGTGTTCGGTCGGCGACCCCATCCGCGCGACGGTCACCTCCTTCAACCGCGGCCACACCTCCGCCGACGCGACCTACGAGGGCCGCGCCTAGTACCGGGAGAAGTTCTCGTCCGGGTAGACGTGTCCATCGGCCAGGTCCACCACGTCCAGCGTCGCCAGCCGACTCAACCGGGCGGCGGCGTCGTCTTCCTCGACGCCGAGTTCGACCGCACGGGCAAGGACCCGCTCTCTGGTCGGCACGGACTCGATGAGTCCGTCGCCGTCTAGTTCCATCTCCTCGGCGAGGATAGCCTTCAGTATGGCGCCGCGTTCCCGCTTCGACGGCGTCCTGTCGCTGCCGGTCCACTCGACGCTCATCGTCCCGTCGTCGTTGACGTGCGAGACGACGAACCCGTCCGGCAGCGTCTCGGTCAGCGCCGCCACCAGCGCCGCGCGGTCGAGCCTGGCGGTGAAGCGGTACCGGTGCCCGTCTTTCGACTGGCCGCTCCGGACGACGTTCGCGCCCTCCTGTTCGACCGCCTCGGTAATCGCGGCCGCGAGTCGGTCGCCGATTTCGTCCGCCGCCTCGTCGCGTTCGCGGGCTTTCTCGGCCGCCTCACTGGCTAGTGTCTCGTAGGCCTCCATCCGTTCGTGTAGCGGCTCCTCGTCCATACGCCTCCACTCGGTGCCAGCGAATTACCTTTTGGGGCAGTGTGTACCCGCGGAACGTAAGGAACTGGTCACTCAAATGGAGCGGAATCGACGCTTCGGTAGGCGCGAGGCTCAGCGACACTACGTAATCGCGCACGGGAGGCGGCGGTGATCATCGGCGTCCCGCATTTCGGGGTGGGCACACATTCATAATCAACCCCCGATAAAGAACAGCACTAATGTCTGTATCCAGATTTGTGCACCTTTTGCGGACGGAATCGACCACCGTTGCAATTAAAAAGGCGTTCAAGTATTTATTGGTGAATAATCCCGTTCTAAGCTGGGGCCTGTTCGCTCGTGTTTGGAACAGTGTCAAACTATACGATTCGAGAATATTTTTTTCCTGTGAAACGCTGAGGATACTGCCAAAGAGTACACATCTCCCACACCCTGTCGGCATTGTTATAGCAGCTAGTACAGAACTCGGAGAGAACGTTGAGATACGACAGAACGTCACGATTGGGCAGAGAAAGGGCAAGAGCGAAGGAGGAACACCGACAATAATGGATAACGTTACGATATATGCTGGAGCCGTTCTACTAGGTGAGATAACAATTGGAGAGAACGCTGTTATCGGTGCCAATTCTGTGGTTTTAGACGATGTAGAACCGAACAGCACAGTTGTTGGGGCACCGGCTACTGACACAAACACTCAAAATTCATAACCACCATTTTCGTGTGTTTGAATATTAGATACAATATATCAAGACACCGTAATTATTGGTCTGGCGGTATATTGTAGTAGGATGGGGCAGATTCCGTACGTCGAAACTTTGTTGCGTGGGATTTCTCGGGTCCAAGTCCGCCGAACGAATTCAACCGATAGGGACTCCTCTCCGCTCGTCGTTGCGAGAAATCAGAAATGGGTTGGGGCGGATTCGAACCGTCGGAACT encodes the following:
- a CDS encoding restriction endonuclease, whose translation is MGRIIDLKNWEGDELPDALRRTGGGGFLSTGYLADEPAVALVEDDETIQYVLTNRKRGVKVQGTDERSHSKPDSDHRTVVVVTDRRLLVLVGRDDGDDRTCIDLATVVGVEATAGRRSGELVVDRADGTTWAIPTGTDSLDAVAAYLREAAGAWRAVEESLATVTDGLSEATRRRSDGEDDRALSAVRETRDAAERARSRAAGFDRDRPGGALSERTEAVVAQRVALLGTIHVARAREAAETGDRLFRAGNYEGAREAFERACEAFNSALTEGEPRLDDPEGVRAERDRVARLVGDIDESPLPAALTADRAALAADDPADAAAHWETALSGYQDALAAVEGDGDALFRGEPDQLRDRITTVAESLTAARRTVAEEARRAGDWYADAEQYEVALAEFETAAEAFDAALGTARANYPDAVPHLEADIEALERRVARARAARDGEDHRPDRIEADDEPAYEVSATLGDVEAPTAIAEAIEPRAERSPDSTAERLARLDGAELTGVVGEALTAQGWETRAASPRTPFDLLATRSDERMGVIVSDSGVTTDLVAESAEVTGAAGTDGVALATNRTVPEAASRRARERGITLLDGESLAAAVDDRDLPLPAPVSEPR
- a CDS encoding TFIIB-type zinc ribbon-containing protein gives rise to the protein MKCPACGTRMTYNDETTKLTEFVCPRCHDTVIDWKSAARTERLA
- a CDS encoding phytoene/squalene synthase family protein, with amino-acid sequence MSQNHTGRSSQEDIEWCYDAVHRVSRTFSLTISELDEPMARDICVGYLLCRVADTIEDAGHIPPAAQSDLLRLYSRTLDPEADESVRTFDDAVAEWLPDTLTDDWEVVDNAARAVGVFRSLDNHALESIRSPVRELVDGMAMFVDRYADDGGLRIKTLDELEEYCWYAAGTVGTLVTALVSHEATEEQTAQMEANARAFALLLQLVNVAKDAATDIEEENNVYLPLELLEEEGLDHSDVGDPDNVDALVPVIERVTARAEGYLDGAQTWLEAMPETRGNTLSAWAIPFLLAVGTIRELRERPADVIEQGNVKITRDEVHAVCQQFIGDGSPPIGDLRHRIRQQPLHEY
- a CDS encoding TRAM domain-containing protein — protein: MELPLLAGAGAVVVLLLVVVALRRRSSDATASKRAHDAAQERDPPVEIGETYEFGITEFTDHHSGDRVAVGKVEGFVLFTDDVPESCSVGDPIRATVTSFNRGHTSADATYEGRA
- a CDS encoding serine O-acetyltransferase — protein: MSVSRFVHLLRTESTTVAIKKAFKYLLVNNPVLSWGLFARVWNSVKLYDSRIFFSCETLRILPKSTHLPHPVGIVIAASTELGENVEIRQNVTIGQRKGKSEGGTPTIMDNVTIYAGAVLLGEITIGENAVIGANSVVLDDVEPNSTVVGAPATDTNTQNS